The sequence below is a genomic window from Zootoca vivipara chromosome 9, rZooViv1.1, whole genome shotgun sequence.
GCTGGCTGAAGATCATCCCGTGAGCTccattgtggtggagtctctcccaggtcccagctCTCAAACCACTGTGCTGCACTACCTCTGAGGAACATGGAGAGGGGCAGCCTCAGGGCACCACCTTCTGGGCGTCTCAGCTGCCCTTTGCTCCCCACAGCAACGCGTCCGGCTGAAGGGTGGGGCCAAGCCCGGTGAGGGGCGGGTCGAGGTGCTGAAGAATGGCGAGTGGGGCACCGTCTGCGACGACCGGTGGAGCCTGGCTTCGGCCAGCGTCGTGTGCCGGGAGCTGGGCTTTGGGAGTGCCAAGGAGGCTCTGACGGGCGCACGCATGGGCCAAGGTGAGCCACTAGGGGGACGGGGCCTGGGCTGCTCCTTTGGGGGTGCCCCCCCTGCCCAACagtccctccaccccccaccccggtctgGACTGCCACAGGTGCCAGAGAGGCCTGGCACACCATGTTCATGTTGGAATgcactcctgggggggggggaatggcagacCCCCAGTACCTCTGAGGGTCTTCCATGGACCTCTCCGGCTGGCATGTCCCTTCAGTCCAGAGCGCCGGTAATATGTGATCCTTTCCTCTGGAAAAGAGCACACAGGTCTTGTAGCATCTTGCAGTGAGAAGAAAGACTCACCTGCAGTTCTAAACTACTTTATTTGCAAGTTATAAATACATCTGTGTTCTCTGAACAACAGTTCAGAACTGTGACgctgcaaaagtgaaactaacatTACAATAACACTTctgcggaagagataagacaggcttccgttcccacactctctCAGACAAGGAgagcttcatgggggggggggtccccaactCTGCATGCGCCCCCCACCAGGCAGATATGTGCTCACTTTGGAAACAAATATACTTCTACAGAAAAGTCTAGCTTGGCAAATGAAATGTGGGTGGCGCCTTGGGATGGAGAAAGGGGGCACGGGGCAGTCTCTGACTTCCCACCACCGCCTTCCCCATAGACTGCCCCCCGCAAAGGGGCTCTCGGCTGGCCATTCCCAGAGGCCCAGCGTTTCCTCTCCTGCCACAGGGATGGGCCAGATCCACCTGAATGAGGTGCGCTGCCTAggcaccgagaagtccctctggaGCTGCCCCCACAAGAACATCACGCAGGAGGACTGCAAGCATACCGAGGATGCGGCCGTCCGCTGCAACGTCCCGTACATGGGCCATGAAACCACGGTCAGCACTGGGGGCCCCAGGGAAGAGGGGCCTTGTCCTCTCTCCACCCCTAGGCTGCCTGCAGGCTTTCCCCAGCCCACAACTCCCCCTGTGCAGATTGGGCCTGCCACTCCCCAGTGCACCTGTggccagggctggggaacccttGAGGCCACGATGATGTGCCCCCCACTCAGCCTGGGCTGAGGGcggctgctgcctgcctgccttcctggcCTTGGCTGGTGGAAAGGGGCAGTGAGCCAGGATGGGGAGGGACAGCCGCCGGCTCATCGCTGGGCTTCCCCACAGATCCGCATCGCTGGGGGCCGAACCGCGTTTGAGGGGCGCGTGGAGGTGAAGCACGCCGGCCGCTGGGGCACCGTCTGCAGCACAGGCTGGAGCACCACGGAGGCCATGGTGGCCTGTCGCCAACTTGGCCTGGGCTACGCCATGCATGCCGTGACGGTAGGCGGGGGGCAGCTGTGGGGCTGGGAAGGAggcagtggggtgggaggggttTCCTGGGAGGGCAGCTGGCTGGAGAAGAGGCCCAGTGGAGAAGAAGGGGGACGTGGGGGCTACTAGCCAAGAGAACTGTGGACTTGGGAGGGACCCCATGGGcaatctagtctgaccccccgcaatgcaggtaTGGCGGCTGAAGcagccctggcagatggccacccgcTCTGCTCCATCAAGGCAGGAGAGTCCATTGGATCTCGTGCTCTGGTCTCTGGTTGggcactgcaagaacaggatttGGGATCCAGCACAACAGACTCCCTGAGAAGGtctgaagcagaggctgggtggccctGTGTCCCAGAGGCTTTAGTTGCgactcctgcatttcagggggcttgactagatggcccttggaggtCCCTTCTGAGATCCTTCTGTTCGGTGCCCCAGGGGTGAAGGTGCCCCATTGCCCTGCCTCTTGTgctctgtccccaggaaacgtggTACTGGGATGCCAGCAACGTGACCGAGATGGTGGTGAGCGGGGTGAAGTGTGATGGGCACGAGTTGGCGCTGAGCCATTGCCAGCACCACAGCACCCTCAACTGCCCCAAGACGGGCACCCGATTCGCCGCTGGAGTCATCTGCTCAGAAAGTGAGGCGGGGGGAGGGGCTGCTGGGGGGCAGAGAGACCCCTGGGAGCAAAACCACCTGGAAGCCAGTTGGGGGTCTTTGGAGAGACATGCCCACCCACCTTCCCTGGGGGCTGGCTCTGAAGCCCTGGGTGTGGGGTCCTTGAAAGGCAGAGGGGCCAGCCCCACAGCAGAGGCTGGCTCTCGGCTAGCTGGCCCCCAGGGGCTCCTTGGGCTAGCCCCACAGCTGCTGGGCCcggccccctccccttctctctccacagCTGCCTCGGACTTGCTGCTGCATGCCCCCCTGGTCCAAGAGACGGCGTACATTGAGGAccgccctctgcacatgctctactGTGCTGCGGAGGAGAACTGCCTGTCCAGCAGCGCACGCAATGCCAACTGGCCCTATGGCCACCGCCGCCTCCTGCGCTTCTCCTCGCAGATCCACAACAACGGCCGGGCCGACTTTCGCCCCAAGGCAGGGCGCCACTCCTGGGTCTGGCACGAATGTCACGGGTGAGGGCCTTTCCCTCTTTTAGATCCCCTTTCGTCCCCAAGGAACTAAAGGTGGCGAATGCATGGTTCTCTCCCTGCCCTCTTTATTTAAATACCCCCAacacccctgcaaggtaggctagttgcccagggagcttcatgtccgatgctctaaccactacaccacgctgccaTATCTCACCCCAGGCACTACCACAGCATGGACGTCTTCACCCACTATGACCTTCTGACTTCCAATGGCACCAAAGTCGCAGAGGGACACAAGGCCAGTTTCTGCCTGGAGGACACTGAATGCCACGAGGGTGGGTGAGGCTGCCAGGGTGCCTGTGGggccgtggggtgggggtggggggggagaagagcatgaggagcctgggggggggggctgagtttgcctacagcagctccccaggggtTTAGGGAGGAGTTTGCAGCCCCCTGGCAGGACTTGACCCGCCTCCCCTTCTTTGGACAGATGTGAGCAAGCGCTATGAATGTGCCAACTTTGGGGAGCAGGGCATCACGGTGGGGTGCTGGGACCTCTATCGCCACGACATTGACTGCCAGTGGATAGACATCACTGACGTCAAGGCTGGCAACTACATCCTGCAGGTGAGacaagaagagggaggggagggggcagcaaacTCCTCAGGTGAACTGTAGGTTGTGTGAATGCAACTGTCAGGGGTGCTAtagttgtggttcctgcattgcagggtttggactATAAGACCCTAGGAGTCCCTTTGTAGGAGATGAATTGAGGATTAAATCTGTAGATTAGAGTTTAAAAGTTAAGTGGGCTGTGAAGCCTTTTTAGCAAAGTAAACACACTTGTCATTTTGCAACTTGCTGGCTTTTAGGAATGAGGCAGTTATACCTTTATTTGCGGTTTGCTAACCTTCCTTTCTCCACCTGCTGCAGAAAAGGTATCACACGTTTGCAGGCAGCAAATACAGGAAAGTAGAAGCGTAATGACACTTTTAAATTGCAGTAAAATAAAGGTTGGTAGTCTGGAGGGTGGGTTTTTGTCTGGAGCCCCCAGTCTGGAGCTTGAGAGCACGGTGGACAGGGAGAGTCTTGGAGGCGGAAGGAAGGACAAGGGATGTCTCCTTTGTTACAGAATTCCCTCCcagaggagacacacacacacacaggggctcCTTCAAACTCTCCACATCTATTAAGCCTGGTCTTATGAGAGGCAGAAAGCAATTTCCTCTCTCTACCCCCCTCTGCCTAGTTTGTCGTAAatagggcctgatccagccctgtGGCTGCAACTCTATAGACCTGGCAATGAGACCCAtaggatgtaaaggtaaaggtaaagggacccctgaccattaggtccagtcgcagacgactctggggttgcagcgctcatctcgctctataggccaagggagccagcgtttgtccacagacagcttccaggtcctgtggccagcatgactaagccgcttctggcgaaccagagtagcgcatggaaacgccgtttaccttcccaccggagtgatacctatttatctacttgcactttgacgtgctttcgaactgctaggttggcaggagctggggccgagcaaggggagctcaccccgttgcggggatttgaactgccaaccttctgattggcaagccctagggtctgtggtttaacccacagcgccacccgcgtcccttccccATAGGATGTACTTCTGAGCAAAAGGCTGTCCAAGACTGGGCACCAAATCAGGccgttgaaatcagtgggacaggCATGGCGGGGGGCGCTGCACCTGTGGAGcttccacctccctcccctcctcacccTCCAGCCCTTCCTCAGGGCTTTAACGCCCAGCTCTCAGggcactccccgcccccccccccaggcacagggctcccttcagcctccctccctccctccctccaggtgGTGATTAACCCCCGATATGAAGTGGCAGAGAGCGACTTCACCAACAACGCCATGAAGTGCAACTGCAAGTATGACGGCCACCGCATCTGGGTGCACAGCTGCCATATAGGTACTTTcccaggggtttggggggggcggggagcttgCTGGGggtcccctcctcttcctcatccccTCCTCTGGTCCTTCTGATGCAGGTGATGCTCTCAGCGAGGAGGCAAACAGGCGCTTTGAACAGTACCCAGGACAGCTCAATAACCAGATTTTGTAGGCCAGACCACAAGCGCCACTGGCTGGCCTGGCCTGCCCCACAGGAGGGGGGCTGAACCCTGAAAGCCCATGACAGACAGCGGCTCACCTGGCGCGGCGCAGCCCTGGACGGGGCAGAGGCCAGTTGGCAATGGGCAGAAGAAAAGCAGGCTGCTGACCCCATGTGCCCCCCTCCATAggggagctgggactgaactgCAGGACCAAACCCCCCAAATGGGAGCATCTGATGTGATGGGGAaattgcaggggtgtgtgtgtgtgtgtcaggaggaAGCTgctccttctgcccccccctGCACAGCCACCCCCCCTTTTCTGGTGCTGCAGGCTCTGAGGCCAGGTCTTGTTTCCTATATAAAGTTCATGTCTTTTGTCCAACCTGCCTCCCTGCTGATGTGTGAGGAAGGGGCAGCTCAGCTCCAAGACAGGAAaagctccaaccccccccccattgcatttGCACCCCCTGGCAAGAGCCAGCTGCACCTGGGAGGGGGGCAGGTCTGGCAGACCCTCAGCATGGTGGAGGGATGGCTCCGGTAGCCCCCAAAGTGCCAGGATTACGCAAGATCACAAGAATCCGCAGAatctggccagtggcccagcgtcctgttctcacagcggccaatcgGATGCCCCAAAGGGATGCCACTCGTCATGGCAAAGGAGGAGCCATCAATCATCTCCTCCATGTATCGGTCACTTTCTTTAAAGCCATTCCAGTTGGgggggccatccctgcctcctgcaggagggagttccacagtttccaCCGCGTGAAGTCCTcttattccaacattcagcttcttggATGTCCACACAATTTCTAGTTTTGAGAGAGTAGGAGAAAAACTTCTCTAACTGCTCTATTTCCCTCTCTTAATCTGGGTGGGGCATCTCAGATGGAGACAGCTGCAGCCAAGAAGAAAAAGGGGCATTTAGCACAAACACCCCGACCCACGGGAACCCCCCCCTTTGACCACTTCAGAGCTATGCGAGAAATGTCCTAATGGAGCCCTGCGGTCAGTCGGCCAGCCTGGCCTAATTCTCCTGCAAGAacccaccttctccccccccccacttactttCCGTGTCCTGTTTTCCTTCCTGGCTGGGCTGCAGAGAAACAAATTCCACGGCTGGAGGTGAAAGGAGAGGCCTGTCTGGGCAGCCGGTGGCGGCACAGGGGGACTCGGCACCCCTCCCGGTGAGACCAGGCTGAGCCCCTCAGAAACAAACAGCCCCtcacacccaccccccaaaattcctGGGGCTTAGCAAGACCACTTCCAaggcaaaccacacacacactccctccccTGGCAGAAATCAGCCCACTTGGGGGCAAGGACACTGGCAGAGCAGAAAGGAAATCTGTGTTGCCATCGCTAAGCGCTGAGGTGGCACGTCTCTttggtcagggggggggggtggctcttCTGGGCCCACCTCCAgtagccctccctccctcaatgcaggcctcatttggggggggggaagagccccACCCCTGTTCCTCCAGAGCAAAGCAACCGATGTGCCAGTCCTCTGAGCTGCCCAGGCAGCAGTTGTGCAGCCCCCGCCTCAGATGGATTAATTAAACACCCTCAAGCATCCCATAATAAAGACGAAATTGCTGCCCCCTTGGCAGAACCCTTTATTTGAGCAGAAAGGAACGAGCCACAAAGCCCGTCCCAGTCCCTGTCTGGCTCTGCGGCAAGTCAGGTCAGGCGGAGCAGCGGCGAGCTCGGTAGGGTTTTAAAACAACTTTCTAGTCCTTAAGGACCCTGTGGATGGCACAACCACCAGCCGCCCAGTCTCCATTCATTTACCCCACCCCTTATGTCACCCATGGCAGACAGACCCCTCAGCCTCCCCCTTAAGGATTCTTGCTTCGCTGCAACACCGTCTCACTGGCTGGGAGCAGAAGGGGCTGCGGATTGGGCCCCGCTGGGCTCGTTCCTCATGattctgagtggggggggggtagcaaaaGGGGCCATCTTCCTGCCAATTCCCCCCAGAAGGATGGCCACTTGGCCCCTTTTAAAACAGCTGGGCAAGGGGCAAACAGTGCCTGTGGAAAAGCCTGGCCTTCAGTGCCCGTTTGCGCAGCACCACGACAAAGGAGAATGACCCCTGATCTCCGCAAAACGTAGGCCTGGACAGGTCAATAGCCAacggggaaaggaaaaaaggaaagggctgccccctccctccaaaaggAGAGCGCCCAGCTGACATCACACGACCAGGGAAGAGCGAGACCCACCAAGCTGGCACCCCGACACCTGCtggcccccccctcctcctcccgtgGGGACAGAGGGCAGGATCAGTCCTCTCCACACTCAGGGCAAAGTCCGTCGTCCTGCCAAGACCCCCAAACGCAGCCGCCACAACCCCCGCCCGCCGCTACTCTGTGACTTCGGGGACAATGTTCAGCAGCAGCGCCTCGTAGCCCCGGCGGACCAGCAGCGTGAGGGTCTTCTGGCTCCGCACCGCCTCGTAGATGTCTTCTGCCCGCCGGGATGCCTGGCCGTTGATCTCCATGACCACGTCCCCTGCCTTGAGCCCTGCCCTGTGATGAGAGCAAAGTACGGGGGTGAGGGCAGAGAGACAGGTAAGGGGCGGGCAGGCCCTCCTTGCTCTGCCCATTCTAGGGTTGGGAGGGGTcccccggggtcatctagtccaacccccagcaaagcAGGTGGGCGTTGCACTTACTGATGTGCCGGAGAGCCAATGATGACCTTGTGGATGAGGACCCCGTGAGAGACATCGGGGAAGGCCGGATCCCTTATCTTCAACTCAGACAGGATactggggtgggagagggagccaCAAGGTTAGGAttccagcaggagggggagagaaggctcTAGGCAGACCCCCAAGGAGGTGGGGACTCTGCCCCAGCAGCTTAGGGGGAGCCAGGGCCCACTCTGGAAGCAACCGCCCCACTTGGGCCTGGAAGGATCGGGCGCTGAGCACCTACCTGGGTGTCAAGGTCAGCATCATCACCCCAATGTAGCGCCTCTTGCCATCTGTGCTGCCAAACCaggagtcttggggggggggaggagaggagaggctgtcATTGGCCCCGGGGGGAAGGAGACTCTGGGGCCCCCTCCATGCTGGAAGACCACCCAGACTTAAGGCTGCTAGGAGGAACATCCCTGGGTTGTGGGGGGCTCAGGTAGCCCCACCATATAGAGGCCAACCCCACCTCTCTCCCCATGGAAGGGGGGCAGATCCTCACCCTTgcgcttctcctcctgctccagGAAGGCTCTCAGTCGGTCGGAGGGGATGGCGAAGGAGATCCCGGGGGTCACCTTCATGGTGTTCACCCCAATCACCTCGCCGTCCtaggaggcagggagaggagcCCCGGGCAGCCACTTCAGGTTGGctttcggggggtggggagaaaagctctgctcccccccccctcataacaCTCCTAGCCATCCAACAAAGATGaacgttgggagattcaggactgaTGCCACAGAAGGAAGTCCTTCTTTACGCAGCCcatagctaaactgtggaactccctcccacaggagggaggGGTGGCCGCCAGCCTAAATGACTTTAAAGGAGGATGAGACTGCGTGGAGGAGGGGGCTGTGGAGGgctctgccaccccccccccgcccctggtcagagacagccctgcttctgaatgccaattgctgaatgccaattgctgggctCCGATCCTGCTTGCAGACATCCCTTGGTGGCACCTGGtctgccactgagaacaggatgtgggaccAAATGCCGCCCCGCCAGCCTGAGCCAGCAGCAGGCCCTTCGGAGAGTCTGCCAAGCCCCCTGTGCCGCCTGGGAAATGAAGGCCCTGTTCCCCAACCAGTCAATGagcaaagacccccccccctgtgcgGCAGGAGCCCCCATTCCCAAGAAATATGCAGAGGATGAGGGACTTACCAAGTTGAGAAGGGGTCCGCCGGAGTTTCCAAACTGTAGAGCAGAAAACCAAAGAGGAAGTCACTTGGAGTGACCCATAGCTGCCCCTGGTCCCTCTGGGCACCCCCACCCTGGCCACAAGGGACAGGAGGCGGCCCAGGAATCCCCCAGGCCTCTCCCCCATGGCAGGGGAAGCCCCCCCCTGTGTTGCCGCCCCTCCTTACGTCAATGGCTGCGTCCGTCTGGATGTATTCCATGTCCGAAGCTGCCAAGCCCAGCTCCCGCCCCCCTCGCTGGGCAGCGCTGACGATGCCCGAGGTGATGGTGTTCTGCAGGGCAAAGGGGCTGCCCATGGCCACCACAAACTCCCCCTGGCGCACATCAGAGGAGCGGCCGAGGGGCAGCGTGGGTAGCGggtgctgcgggggggggggaggaggaaagagacatGTGTCAGTACCAGAACACAGCAGGGGAGAGGCCCCCCCCCGCCTCatggccccacaaataacccagagatgcattttaaataaaaggacacattctagtcatgtaaaaacacgctgattccc
It includes:
- the LOXL3 gene encoding lysyl oxidase homolog 3 isoform X1 codes for the protein MKGLALGLLCGVWLWVSGTQQSTPAAPTAQSTPAGPKLQFRLAGYPRKHNEGRIEVFYSQEWGTICDDDFTLANAHVLCRHLGFVAATGWTHSAKYGKGIGRIWLDNVNCGGSEKSITDCRSRGWGNSDCSHEEDAGVICKDERIPGFVDSNVIETEQNHVEELRLRPVVSHAKRPLPVTEGIVEVRHRGSWAQICDENWGSRNSRVICGMLGFPAEKKVNRNFYKLSMERQRLNYRLHSVACLGTEVHLSLCSFEFYKGNATGVCRAGMPAVVSCVPGPLFATGNAQKKKRQRQQTGQQRVRLKGGAKPGEGRVEVLKNGEWGTVCDDRWSLASASVVCRELGFGSAKEALTGARMGQGMGQIHLNEVRCLGTEKSLWSCPHKNITQEDCKHTEDAAVRCNVPYMGHETTIRIAGGRTAFEGRVEVKHAGRWGTVCSTGWSTTEAMVACRQLGLGYAMHAVTETWYWDASNVTEMVVSGVKCDGHELALSHCQHHSTLNCPKTGTRFAAGVICSETASDLLLHAPLVQETAYIEDRPLHMLYCAAEENCLSSSARNANWPYGHRRLLRFSSQIHNNGRADFRPKAGRHSWVWHECHGHYHSMDVFTHYDLLTSNGTKVAEGHKASFCLEDTECHEDVSKRYECANFGEQGITVGCWDLYRHDIDCQWIDITDVKAGNYILQVVINPRYEVAESDFTNNAMKCNCKYDGHRIWVHSCHIGDALSEEANRRFEQYPGQLNNQIL
- the HTRA2 gene encoding serine protease HTRA2, mitochondrial, which encodes MAAAALALRRGVGGGGGGGGQRRPPGRGSGWRWAAAAGALAGGWFLLRGPGLPPLHAAVPSPPPSPSPGSPRATYNFIADVVERTAPALVYIEILGRHPFSGREVPISNGSGFVVSADGLIVTNAHVVANRKRVRVRLASGELYDAVVRQVDQVADIATIKINAKHPLPTLPLGRSSDVRQGEFVVAMGSPFALQNTITSGIVSAAQRGGRELGLAASDMEYIQTDAAIDFGNSGGPLLNLDGEVIGVNTMKVTPGISFAIPSDRLRAFLEQEEKRKDSWFGSTDGKRRYIGVMMLTLTPSILSELKIRDPAFPDVSHGVLIHKVIIGSPAHQAGLKAGDVVMEINGQASRRAEDIYEAVRSQKTLTLLVRRGYEALLLNIVPEVTE
- the LOXL3 gene encoding lysyl oxidase homolog 3 isoform X2, yielding MKGLALGLLCGVWLWVSGTQQSTPAAPTAQSTPAGPKLQFRLAGYPRKHNEGRIEVFYSQEWGTICDDDFTLANAHVLCRHLGFVAATGWTHSAKYGKGIGRIWLDNVNCGGSEKSITDCRSRGWGNSDCSHEEDAGVICKDERIPGFVDSNVIETEQNHVEELRLRPVVSHAKRPLPVTEGIVEVRHRGSWAQICDENWGSRNSRVICGMLGFPAEKKVNRNFYKPVSRSRPKHRRREDFRGTKRLSMERQRLNYRLHSVACLGTEVHLSLCSFEFYKGNATGVCRAGMPAVVSCVPGPLFATGNAQKKKRQRQQTGQQRVRLKGGAKPGEGRVEVLKNGEWGTVCDDRWSLASASVVCRELGFGSAKEALTGARMGQGMGQIHLNEVRCLGTEKSLWSCPHKNITQEDCKHTEDAAVRCNVPYMGHETTIRIAGGRTAFEGRVEVKHAGRWGTVCSTGWSTTEAMVACRQLGLGYAMHAVTETWYWDASNVTEMVVSGVKCDGHELALSHCQHHSTLNCPKTGTRFAAGVICSETASDLLLHAPLVQETAYIEDRPLHMLYCAAEENCLSSSARNANWPYGHRRLLRFSSQIHNNGRADFRPKAGRHSWVWHECHGHYHSMDVFTHYDLLTSNGTKVAEGHKASFCLEDTECHEDVSKRYECANFGEQGITVGCWDLYRHDIDCQWIDITDVKAGNYILQVVINPRYEVAESDFTNNAMKCNCKYDGHRIWVHSCHIGDALSEEANRRFEQYPGQLNNQIL